The Vidua chalybeata isolate OUT-0048 chromosome 6, bVidCha1 merged haplotype, whole genome shotgun sequence genome has a segment encoding these proteins:
- the DNAL1 gene encoding dynein axonemal light chain 1 isoform X1, which produces MAKATTIKEALARWEEKSGQKASEAKEVKLYGQVPPVEKMDGALSALVNCEKLSLSTNCIDRIANLNNLKNLRILSLGRNNIKNLNGLEAVAETLEELWISYNLIEKLRGIRVMKKLKVLYMSNNLVKDWAEFVRLAELPVLEELVFVGNPLQEKFAADQSSWIEEATKRVPKLKKLDGTLVVKGEEEEGAEGAEGAEGAEGGN; this is translated from the exons ATG GCAAAAGCTACGACCATCAAAGAAGCTCTAGCCAGATGG GAAGAGAAAAGTGGCCAGAAGGCTTCAGAGGCAAAGGAAGTGAAACTGTACGGGCAGGTTCCTCCTGTGGAAAAGATGGATGGCGCTCTCTCCGCACTTGTTAACTGCGA gaaactaTCACTGTCTACAAACTGCATTGATAGAATTGCCAACTTGAACAACCTAA aaaacttgAGGATTCTGTCTTTGGGAAGAAATAACATAAAGAACTTGAATGGATTG GAGGCAGTTGCTGAAACTTTAGAGGAGCTGTGGATCTCATACAATTTAATTGAGAAACTGAGGGGTATCCGTGTAATGAAGAAACTGAAAGTTCTTTATATGTCAAATAATTTGGTGAAAGACTGGG CAGAGTTTGTGAgactggcagagctgccagtaCTAGAGGAGCTGGTGTTTGTAGGCAATCCTCTACAAGAGAAATTTGCTGCTGATCAGAGCAGTTGGATTGAAGAAGCAACCAAACGGGTACCGAAGCTGAAAAAGCTGGATG gtACCTTAGTTGTtaaaggagaagaggaagaaggagcgGAAGGAGCggaaggagcagaaggagcagaaggaggAAACTGA
- the DNAL1 gene encoding dynein axonemal light chain 1 isoform X3: MDGALSALVNCEKLSLSTNCIDRIANLNNLKNLRILSLGRNNIKNLNGLEAVAETLEELWISYNLIEKLRGIRVMKKLKVLYMSNNLVKDWAEFVRLAELPVLEELVFVGNPLQEKFAADQSSWIEEATKRVPKLKKLDGTLVVKGEEEEGAEGAEGAEGAEGGN, encoded by the exons ATGGATGGCGCTCTCTCCGCACTTGTTAACTGCGA gaaactaTCACTGTCTACAAACTGCATTGATAGAATTGCCAACTTGAACAACCTAA aaaacttgAGGATTCTGTCTTTGGGAAGAAATAACATAAAGAACTTGAATGGATTG GAGGCAGTTGCTGAAACTTTAGAGGAGCTGTGGATCTCATACAATTTAATTGAGAAACTGAGGGGTATCCGTGTAATGAAGAAACTGAAAGTTCTTTATATGTCAAATAATTTGGTGAAAGACTGGG CAGAGTTTGTGAgactggcagagctgccagtaCTAGAGGAGCTGGTGTTTGTAGGCAATCCTCTACAAGAGAAATTTGCTGCTGATCAGAGCAGTTGGATTGAAGAAGCAACCAAACGGGTACCGAAGCTGAAAAAGCTGGATG gtACCTTAGTTGTtaaaggagaagaggaagaaggagcgGAAGGAGCggaaggagcagaaggagcagaaggaggAAACTGA
- the DNAL1 gene encoding dynein axonemal light chain 1 isoform X2 yields MAKATTIKEALARWEEKSGQKASEAKEVKLYGQVPPVEKMDGALSALVNCEKLSLSTNCIDRIANLNNLKNLRILSLGRNNIKNLNGLEAVAETLEELWISYNLIEKLRGIRVMKKLKVLYMSNNLVKDWEFVRLAELPVLEELVFVGNPLQEKFAADQSSWIEEATKRVPKLKKLDGTLVVKGEEEEGAEGAEGAEGAEGGN; encoded by the exons ATG GCAAAAGCTACGACCATCAAAGAAGCTCTAGCCAGATGG GAAGAGAAAAGTGGCCAGAAGGCTTCAGAGGCAAAGGAAGTGAAACTGTACGGGCAGGTTCCTCCTGTGGAAAAGATGGATGGCGCTCTCTCCGCACTTGTTAACTGCGA gaaactaTCACTGTCTACAAACTGCATTGATAGAATTGCCAACTTGAACAACCTAA aaaacttgAGGATTCTGTCTTTGGGAAGAAATAACATAAAGAACTTGAATGGATTG GAGGCAGTTGCTGAAACTTTAGAGGAGCTGTGGATCTCATACAATTTAATTGAGAAACTGAGGGGTATCCGTGTAATGAAGAAACTGAAAGTTCTTTATATGTCAAATAATTTGGTGAAAGACTGGG AGTTTGTGAgactggcagagctgccagtaCTAGAGGAGCTGGTGTTTGTAGGCAATCCTCTACAAGAGAAATTTGCTGCTGATCAGAGCAGTTGGATTGAAGAAGCAACCAAACGGGTACCGAAGCTGAAAAAGCTGGATG gtACCTTAGTTGTtaaaggagaagaggaagaaggagcgGAAGGAGCggaaggagcagaaggagcagaaggaggAAACTGA